In the genome of Carassius carassius chromosome 47, fCarCar2.1, whole genome shotgun sequence, one region contains:
- the LOC132130538 gene encoding cyclin-dependent kinase 9-like isoform X1: MSKYYDGVEFPFCDEFSKYEKLKKIGQGTFGEVFKAKHRQTGKVVALKKVLMENEKEGFPITALREIKILQLLKHENVVNLIEICRTKATQFNRYKGSIYLVFDFCEHDLAGLLSNANVKFTLAEIKKVMQMLLNGLYYIHRNKILHRDMKAANVLITREGVLKLADFGLARAFSLAKNSQGNGYTNRVVTLWYRPPELLLGERDYGPPIDLWGGGCIMAEMWTRNPIMQGNTEQQQLTLISQLCGSITPEVLPGVDKKYELYQKMELPKGQKRKVKDRLKAYVKDPYALDLIDRLLVLDPAQRIDSDDALNHDFFWSDPMPSDLKNMLSTHTSMFEYLAPPRRRGHMPQQPANQNRNPATTSQSEFERVF; this comes from the exons GGAGGTGTTCAAGGCCAAACACAGACAGACGGGGAAGGTGGTGGCTTTAAAAAAAGTACTTATGGAGAATGAGAAAGAAGGG TTTCCCATCACAGCTCTGAGGGAGATCAAGATCCTACAGCTGCTCAAACATGAGAATGTGGTGAACCTCATTGAGATCTGCAGGACAAAAG CCACTCAGTTTAACCGGTACAAGGGCAGCATCTATCTAGTGTTTGATTTCTGTGAGCACGACCTCGCTGGACTGCTGAGCAACGCTAATGTTAAATTCACTCTGGCTGAGATTAAGAAGGTGATGCAGATGCTGCTGAATGGACTTTACTACATACACAGAAACAAG ATCCTCCACAGAGACATGAAAGCAGCCAATGTTCTGATCACCAGAGAAGGCGTCCTGAAGCTGGCTGATTTTGGATTGGCCAGGGCGTTTAGTTTGGCTAAGAACAGTCAGGGGAACGGCTACACAAATCGGGTCGTCACACTGTGGTACCGACCGCCTGAACTGCTGCTCG GTGAGAGAGACTATGGGCCTCCCATAGATCTGTGGGGTGGAGGGTGTATCATGGCAGAGATGTGGACCAGAAACCCCATCATGCAGGGCAACACAGAACAGCAACAGCTCACACTCATCAGTCAGCTGTGTGGCTCTATTACtcctgag GTTTTGCCCGGTGTGGATAAGAAGTATGAGCTGTATCAGAAGATGGAGCTTCCTAAAGGTCAGAAGCGTAAGGTGAAGGACAGACTGAAGGCTTATGTGAAAGACCCGTACGCTCTGGACCTCATCGACAGACTGCTGGTTCTTGATCCGGCTCAGAGAATAGACAGCGATGACGCTCTCAACCACGACTTCTTCTGGTCCGACCCCATGCCCTCTGACCTCAAAAACATGCTGTCCACACACACCTCCATGTTTGAGTACCTGGCACCTCCACGCAGGAGAGGACACATGCCCCagcagccagccaatcagaacagaAACCCTGCCACCACCAGCCAATCAGAGTTTGAGAGGGTGTTTTGA
- the LOC132130538 gene encoding cyclin-dependent kinase 9-like isoform X2, whose product MENEKEGFPITALREIKILQLLKHENVVNLIEICRTKATQFNRYKGSIYLVFDFCEHDLAGLLSNANVKFTLAEIKKVMQMLLNGLYYIHRNKILHRDMKAANVLITREGVLKLADFGLARAFSLAKNSQGNGYTNRVVTLWYRPPELLLGERDYGPPIDLWGGGCIMAEMWTRNPIMQGNTEQQQLTLISQLCGSITPEVLPGVDKKYELYQKMELPKGQKRKVKDRLKAYVKDPYALDLIDRLLVLDPAQRIDSDDALNHDFFWSDPMPSDLKNMLSTHTSMFEYLAPPRRRGHMPQQPANQNRNPATTSQSEFERVF is encoded by the exons ATGGAGAATGAGAAAGAAGGG TTTCCCATCACAGCTCTGAGGGAGATCAAGATCCTACAGCTGCTCAAACATGAGAATGTGGTGAACCTCATTGAGATCTGCAGGACAAAAG CCACTCAGTTTAACCGGTACAAGGGCAGCATCTATCTAGTGTTTGATTTCTGTGAGCACGACCTCGCTGGACTGCTGAGCAACGCTAATGTTAAATTCACTCTGGCTGAGATTAAGAAGGTGATGCAGATGCTGCTGAATGGACTTTACTACATACACAGAAACAAG ATCCTCCACAGAGACATGAAAGCAGCCAATGTTCTGATCACCAGAGAAGGCGTCCTGAAGCTGGCTGATTTTGGATTGGCCAGGGCGTTTAGTTTGGCTAAGAACAGTCAGGGGAACGGCTACACAAATCGGGTCGTCACACTGTGGTACCGACCGCCTGAACTGCTGCTCG GTGAGAGAGACTATGGGCCTCCCATAGATCTGTGGGGTGGAGGGTGTATCATGGCAGAGATGTGGACCAGAAACCCCATCATGCAGGGCAACACAGAACAGCAACAGCTCACACTCATCAGTCAGCTGTGTGGCTCTATTACtcctgag GTTTTGCCCGGTGTGGATAAGAAGTATGAGCTGTATCAGAAGATGGAGCTTCCTAAAGGTCAGAAGCGTAAGGTGAAGGACAGACTGAAGGCTTATGTGAAAGACCCGTACGCTCTGGACCTCATCGACAGACTGCTGGTTCTTGATCCGGCTCAGAGAATAGACAGCGATGACGCTCTCAACCACGACTTCTTCTGGTCCGACCCCATGCCCTCTGACCTCAAAAACATGCTGTCCACACACACCTCCATGTTTGAGTACCTGGCACCTCCACGCAGGAGAGGACACATGCCCCagcagccagccaatcagaacagaAACCCTGCCACCACCAGCCAATCAGAGTTTGAGAGGGTGTTTTGA